A stretch of the Acyrthosiphon pisum isolate AL4f chromosome A2, pea_aphid_22Mar2018_4r6ur, whole genome shotgun sequence genome encodes the following:
- the LOC100159568 gene encoding mediator of RNA polymerase II transcription subunit 24 isoform X1, which yields MEPSKVTSKTSSLKSLVLKAWGERWTEIQWGISIKSVLPRGVSGDVYNLADIILSQALVGSYPNELVLSYLRHSLNCQLVSYAAILQRISKYDKFQKRSCVIILLDFLESTLHGITCRGKPEESVLAVALLSLVDWLLTCVRSGHVPKDGTANRLEDRIANKSIQILEYLLNNDFIFAMLYLAKHDDAELYLVIVNKCQEISQDVQNSMDTNIPHVHNILIQLCNIDFKNSTKLTAMESVTTYNEPITYVLQPLLAIRVMLNPTTETQVLVDKLKMIRQIKGYSNPRLYCELIRACLMCLRDSLSKEDHGPQWGAFTFIKLPHIIKHLCEDSKSFKASEEVIEGFEMLLEMFPLLDFIDSHTACSCIELLLNELVKLEFVTENQCSSIIARRASVVSTLSSPNPPSNVLTIIMRTEPTLQRMLRTLDSDYSKIQEALVSVLSQVLSGNSLELILAAASVEGKLRMFVSKVIKFNEFSKQINLQDGAKSVRTNAVLFDMTFLMLCFITQKYGYQSIFLDGGNDTFFEKWCRQCMVELGNPKSHETIMGECDPSKVTALLTAINDGEDLINCDTSWDQICITIIGATHDVLVAWENSTLSSNDVKRILDAMRSSMFCLPICAAAWLCSYMQVLHQDALLKPLNMVQQLLNVLPEPEESQDNYSKCRQVLMCQIIRKMQQDLNPPTMPSKPSHSIISKDSILEQLIPIWESILEEGWLNVKNAQKLKTTLFTAGSDWFVNNLIKEMMKLQYRDELEKAVDLLFAIFHFDIEFCTLALLELMPQYLFNPDINVELIEPQQTALAKLCSYCIYASVELQQNSIVKNDVHKTPINMDIDIDNSWPPNKIMRLDNGDCDSNGTGINGILLKALVALFRRIAVVASRHEQLCRETHFVLRLLEQLVMCGRGSSQIILRHLPPTLLPNLIRCVPELFTVDLILNLYDLNWPSGRKAATSDLCLLQKTRCSKNTEYL from the exons ATGGAGCCAAGCAAAGTGACGAGTAAAACCAGTAGCTTGAAATCATTGGTGCTGAAAGCGTGGGGTGAACGTTGGACTGAAATTCAGTGGGGCATATCTATAAAAtcg GTTCTGCCCAGAGGGGTTAGCGGAGATGTCTATAATTTGgccgacataatattatcacaagcGCTAGTGGGTTCTTATCCCAATGAACTTGTACTTTCTTATTTAAGACATTCACTAAACTGTCAA ctcgTATCTTATGCAGCTATCCTTCAACGCATTAGCAAATATGACAAGTTTCAAAAAAGATCATGTGTTATTATTTTGCTTGATTTCCTTGAATCTACACTT catggCATAACATGTCGAGGAAAACCAGAAGAGAGTGTACTAGCTGTAGCACTATTGTCGTTAGTTGATTGGCTGTTGACTTGTGTCCGTAGTGGACATGTACCTAAAGACGGTACCGCCAATCGTCTTGAAGATCGTATTGCAAATAAATCCATTCAAATTTTAGAATACCTTttaaacaatgattttatatttgctATGCTTTATTTGGCCAAACACGATGATGCTG AACTGTACTTGGTCATTGTGAATAAGTGTCAAGAAATTAGTCAAGATGTGCAAAATTCAATGGACACAAATATTCCACATGTGCACAACatcttaat aCAATTATGCAACATTGACTTTAAAAATTCAACCAAACTTACAGCAATGGAATCAGTAACAACTTACAATGAACCAATTACTTATGTATTACAACCATTGTTAGCCATTAGAGTGATGTTGAACCCTACAACAGAGACTCAAGTATtggtagataaattaaaaatgattcgtCAAATTAAA GGTTACAGTAATCCTCGATTGTACTGTGAATTGATTCGTGCTTGTCTTATGTGTTTACGAGATTCTTTGAGTAAAGAAGATCACGGACCACAATGGGGTGCATTTACATTCATTAAACTGCCACACATCATAAAACATCTGTGTGAGGACTCAAAAAGTTTCAAAGCTTCTGAAGAAGTTATTGAAGGTTTTGAGATGTTATTAGAGATGTTTCCATTGCTGGATTTCATTGACTCACATACAGCCTGCAGTTGTATAGAACTTCTGCTCAACGAATTAGTAAAACTAGAATTTGTCACTGAAAATCAATGCAGTTCAATAATTGCTAggag AGCCAGTGTAGTTTCAACACTTAGTAGCCCGAATCCCCCCTCAAATGTTTTGACTATTATTATGAGAACGGAACCTACTTTACAAAGAATGCTTAGGACTTTAGATTCTGACTACTCTAAAATTCAA GAGGCTTTAGTTAGTGTTCTCAGTCAAGTACTCTCTGGCAACAGTTTAGAGTTAATCCTGGCAGCAGCATCAGTTGAGGGTAAACTGCGCATGTTTGTCTCTAAAgtgataaaatttaatgaattcaGCAAGCAAATAAATCTACAAGATGGTGCTAAGTCTGTACGCACTAATGCAGTGTTATTTGACATGACATTCTTGATGCTCTGttttataactcaaaaatatGGATATCAA tcAATTTTCCTTGATGGTggtaatgatacattttttgagAAATGGTGCCGGCAGTGTATGGTTGAACTCGGAAATCCCAAATCCCATGAAACTATAATGGGTGAATGTGATCCAAGTAAAGTAACAGCTCTGTTAACTGCTATTAATGATGGAGAAGATTTAATAAATtg tgataCAAGTTGGGACCAAATTTGcataactataattggtgccACGCACGATGTTTTAGTTGCTTGGGAAAATTCTACATTAAGCAGTAATGATGTTAAGCGTATTTTAGATGCAATGCGTTCGTCAATGTTTTGTTTGCCTATTTGTGCAGCAGCATGGCTCTGTTCTTACATgcag gtattgcATCAAGACGCTTTGCTCAAGCCATTAAATATGGTACAACAGTTATTAAATGTTCTTCCAGAGCCTGAAGAAAGTCAAGACAACTACTCTAAATg ccgtCAAGTATTGATGTGTCAAATAATACGTAAAATGCAGCAAGATTTGAATCCCCCAACAATGCCGTCCAAACCTTCTCATAg TATTATATCAAAAGACTCAATCCTTGAACAACTTATACCCATTTGGGAGAGCATTTTGGAAGAAGGTtggttaaatgtaaaaaatgctcaaaaattaaaaacaacattattcACAGCTGGATCAGATTGGTTTGTCAACAATTTAATcaag GAAATGATGAAGTTACAGTACCGCGATGAATTAGAAAAAGCTGTTGACTTATTGTTTGCCATATTTCATTTTGATATTGAGTTCTGTACACTTGCATTACTAGAACTGATGCCTCAATACTTGTTTAATCCAGATAT AAATGTAGAACTAATTGAGCCTCAACAGACTGCACTGGCTAAACTGTGTTCATATTGCATTTACGCATCGGTTGAATTGCAGCAAAACAGTATAGTAAAAAACGACGTTCATAAAACACCAATCAACATGGATATT gACATTGACAATTCATGGccaccaaataaaataatgcgcTTGGATAACGGAGATTGTGATTCTAATGGTACTGGAATaaatggaatattattaaaagcgCTTGTTGCTCTTTTCCGTCGTATTGCTGTTGTTGCTTCAAGACATGAACAGTTGTGCCGAGAAACCCATTTTGTGTTGAGATTACTTGAACAACTTGTTATGTGTGGACGAGGATCATCACAGATTATTCTCAGGCATTTACCACCAACTCTG TTGCCAAATTTGATACGTTGCGTTCCAGAATTGTTTACTGTAGATTTGATTTTGAACCTATATGACTTGAATTGGCCATCTGGTCGTAAAGCTGCCACTAGTGATCTGTGTCTATTGCAGAAAACTCGTTGTTCGAAAAATACAGA GTATTTGTAA
- the LOC100159568 gene encoding mediator of RNA polymerase II transcription subunit 24 isoform X2 — translation MEPSKVTSKTSSLKSLVLKAWGERWTEIQWGISIKSVLPRGVSGDVYNLADIILSQALVGSYPNELVLSYLRHSLNCQLVSYAAILQRISKYDKFQKRSCVIILLDFLESTLHGITCRGKPEESVLAVALLSLVDWLLTCVRSGHVPKDGTANRLEDRIANKSIQILEYLLNNDFIFAMLYLAKHDDAELYLVIVNKCQEISQDVQNSMDTNIPHVHNILIQLCNIDFKNSTKLTAMESVTTYNEPITYVLQPLLAIRVMLNPTTETQVLVDKLKMIRQIKGYSNPRLYCELIRACLMCLRDSLSKEDHGPQWGAFTFIKLPHIIKHLCEDSKSFKASEEVIEGFEMLLEMFPLLDFIDSHTACSCIELLLNELVKLEFVTENQCSSIIARRASVVSTLSSPNPPSNVLTIIMRTEPTLQRMLRTLDSDYSKIQEALVSVLSQVLSGNSLELILAAASVEGKLRMFVSKVIKFNEFSKQINLQDGAKSVRTNAVLFDMTFLMLCFITQKYGYQSIFLDGGNDTFFEKWCRQCMVELGNPKSHETIMGECDPSKVTALLTAINDGEDLINCDTSWDQICITIIGATHDVLVAWENSTLSSNDVKRILDAMRSSMFCLPICAAAWLCSYMQVLHQDALLKPLNMVQQLLNVLPEPEESQDNYSKCRQVLMCQIIRKMQQDLNPPTMPSKPSHSIISKDSILEQLIPIWESILEEGWLNVKNAQKLKTTLFTAGSDWFVNNLIKEMMKLQYRDELEKAVDLLFAIFHFDIEFCTLALLELMPQYLFNPDINVELIEPQQTALAKLCSYCIYASVELQQNSIVKNDVHKTPINMDIDIDNSWPPNKIMRLDNGDCDSNGTGINGILLKALVALFRRIAVVASRHEQLCRETHFVLRLLEQLVMCGRGSSQIILRHLPPTLLPNLIRCVPELFTVDLILNLYDLNWPSGRKAATSDLCLLQKTRCSKNTDN, via the exons ATGGAGCCAAGCAAAGTGACGAGTAAAACCAGTAGCTTGAAATCATTGGTGCTGAAAGCGTGGGGTGAACGTTGGACTGAAATTCAGTGGGGCATATCTATAAAAtcg GTTCTGCCCAGAGGGGTTAGCGGAGATGTCTATAATTTGgccgacataatattatcacaagcGCTAGTGGGTTCTTATCCCAATGAACTTGTACTTTCTTATTTAAGACATTCACTAAACTGTCAA ctcgTATCTTATGCAGCTATCCTTCAACGCATTAGCAAATATGACAAGTTTCAAAAAAGATCATGTGTTATTATTTTGCTTGATTTCCTTGAATCTACACTT catggCATAACATGTCGAGGAAAACCAGAAGAGAGTGTACTAGCTGTAGCACTATTGTCGTTAGTTGATTGGCTGTTGACTTGTGTCCGTAGTGGACATGTACCTAAAGACGGTACCGCCAATCGTCTTGAAGATCGTATTGCAAATAAATCCATTCAAATTTTAGAATACCTTttaaacaatgattttatatttgctATGCTTTATTTGGCCAAACACGATGATGCTG AACTGTACTTGGTCATTGTGAATAAGTGTCAAGAAATTAGTCAAGATGTGCAAAATTCAATGGACACAAATATTCCACATGTGCACAACatcttaat aCAATTATGCAACATTGACTTTAAAAATTCAACCAAACTTACAGCAATGGAATCAGTAACAACTTACAATGAACCAATTACTTATGTATTACAACCATTGTTAGCCATTAGAGTGATGTTGAACCCTACAACAGAGACTCAAGTATtggtagataaattaaaaatgattcgtCAAATTAAA GGTTACAGTAATCCTCGATTGTACTGTGAATTGATTCGTGCTTGTCTTATGTGTTTACGAGATTCTTTGAGTAAAGAAGATCACGGACCACAATGGGGTGCATTTACATTCATTAAACTGCCACACATCATAAAACATCTGTGTGAGGACTCAAAAAGTTTCAAAGCTTCTGAAGAAGTTATTGAAGGTTTTGAGATGTTATTAGAGATGTTTCCATTGCTGGATTTCATTGACTCACATACAGCCTGCAGTTGTATAGAACTTCTGCTCAACGAATTAGTAAAACTAGAATTTGTCACTGAAAATCAATGCAGTTCAATAATTGCTAggag AGCCAGTGTAGTTTCAACACTTAGTAGCCCGAATCCCCCCTCAAATGTTTTGACTATTATTATGAGAACGGAACCTACTTTACAAAGAATGCTTAGGACTTTAGATTCTGACTACTCTAAAATTCAA GAGGCTTTAGTTAGTGTTCTCAGTCAAGTACTCTCTGGCAACAGTTTAGAGTTAATCCTGGCAGCAGCATCAGTTGAGGGTAAACTGCGCATGTTTGTCTCTAAAgtgataaaatttaatgaattcaGCAAGCAAATAAATCTACAAGATGGTGCTAAGTCTGTACGCACTAATGCAGTGTTATTTGACATGACATTCTTGATGCTCTGttttataactcaaaaatatGGATATCAA tcAATTTTCCTTGATGGTggtaatgatacattttttgagAAATGGTGCCGGCAGTGTATGGTTGAACTCGGAAATCCCAAATCCCATGAAACTATAATGGGTGAATGTGATCCAAGTAAAGTAACAGCTCTGTTAACTGCTATTAATGATGGAGAAGATTTAATAAATtg tgataCAAGTTGGGACCAAATTTGcataactataattggtgccACGCACGATGTTTTAGTTGCTTGGGAAAATTCTACATTAAGCAGTAATGATGTTAAGCGTATTTTAGATGCAATGCGTTCGTCAATGTTTTGTTTGCCTATTTGTGCAGCAGCATGGCTCTGTTCTTACATgcag gtattgcATCAAGACGCTTTGCTCAAGCCATTAAATATGGTACAACAGTTATTAAATGTTCTTCCAGAGCCTGAAGAAAGTCAAGACAACTACTCTAAATg ccgtCAAGTATTGATGTGTCAAATAATACGTAAAATGCAGCAAGATTTGAATCCCCCAACAATGCCGTCCAAACCTTCTCATAg TATTATATCAAAAGACTCAATCCTTGAACAACTTATACCCATTTGGGAGAGCATTTTGGAAGAAGGTtggttaaatgtaaaaaatgctcaaaaattaaaaacaacattattcACAGCTGGATCAGATTGGTTTGTCAACAATTTAATcaag GAAATGATGAAGTTACAGTACCGCGATGAATTAGAAAAAGCTGTTGACTTATTGTTTGCCATATTTCATTTTGATATTGAGTTCTGTACACTTGCATTACTAGAACTGATGCCTCAATACTTGTTTAATCCAGATAT AAATGTAGAACTAATTGAGCCTCAACAGACTGCACTGGCTAAACTGTGTTCATATTGCATTTACGCATCGGTTGAATTGCAGCAAAACAGTATAGTAAAAAACGACGTTCATAAAACACCAATCAACATGGATATT gACATTGACAATTCATGGccaccaaataaaataatgcgcTTGGATAACGGAGATTGTGATTCTAATGGTACTGGAATaaatggaatattattaaaagcgCTTGTTGCTCTTTTCCGTCGTATTGCTGTTGTTGCTTCAAGACATGAACAGTTGTGCCGAGAAACCCATTTTGTGTTGAGATTACTTGAACAACTTGTTATGTGTGGACGAGGATCATCACAGATTATTCTCAGGCATTTACCACCAACTCTG TTGCCAAATTTGATACGTTGCGTTCCAGAATTGTTTACTGTAGATTTGATTTTGAACCTATATGACTTGAATTGGCCATCTGGTCGTAAAGCTGCCACTAGTGATCTGTGTCTATTGCAGAAAACTCGTTGTTCGAAAAATACAGA taattaa